Proteins encoded by one window of Chryseobacterium foetidum:
- a CDS encoding glycosyltransferase family 2 protein — translation MIKLSVCIPVYNFDVRELVYGLKKEIESQNLSAEIILIDDFSDWKSCSLNSEIQDVASVFLSLDKNLGRSKIRNLFLNYAQGEYLLFLDCDGKLIQENFLKNYINFLSKNPLTDVLYGGRKVPAEIPDQKHLLRWKFAVERENLSVGERKSHPYLSFQTNNFVIRQNVLYKIPFNVSYSNYGYEDLLFAMDLKSENIIIHHIENPVLNNDVETNEVYLEKVKESVASVSAMLKNNAVKDRISDIKLVKAFGKLNFFPLNIFIVFFFKISKNFLEKKLLHGNKSLRYLDLYKLGLLFKLMK, via the coding sequence ATGATAAAACTTTCGGTCTGTATTCCTGTTTATAATTTTGATGTTCGTGAATTGGTTTACGGACTGAAAAAGGAAATCGAAAGCCAAAATCTCTCTGCTGAAATTATTTTAATTGATGATTTTTCAGACTGGAAATCTTGTAGTTTAAATTCTGAAATTCAAGATGTTGCAAGTGTATTTCTTTCACTTGATAAAAATTTGGGAAGGTCAAAAATCAGGAATCTTTTTTTGAATTATGCTCAGGGAGAATATCTTCTTTTTTTAGATTGTGACGGGAAACTAATTCAGGAAAATTTTCTGAAAAATTACATTAATTTTCTTTCAAAAAATCCTCTCACCGACGTTTTGTATGGCGGAAGAAAAGTTCCCGCAGAAATTCCTGATCAGAAACATCTTTTACGCTGGAAATTTGCTGTAGAAAGGGAAAATCTTTCGGTCGGGGAAAGAAAATCTCATCCTTATTTAAGTTTTCAGACCAATAATTTTGTGATCAGACAGAACGTTTTATATAAAATTCCTTTCAATGTTTCTTACAGCAATTACGGTTATGAAGACCTGCTTTTTGCCATGGATTTAAAATCTGAAAATATCATCATTCATCACATTGAAAATCCGGTTTTGAACAATGATGTTGAAACCAACGAGGTATATTTAGAAAAAGTCAAAGAATCTGTAGCAAGCGTTTCTGCCATGTTGAAAAACAATGCTGTAAAAGACAGAATATCAGATATTAAACTTGTAAAAGCATTTGGAAAATTAAATTTTTTTCCTCTCAATATTTTTATTGTTTTCTTTTTTAAAATTTCTAAAAACTTTCTGGAGAAAAAACTTTTACATGGCAACAAAAGTCTT
- a CDS encoding glycosyltransferase family 9 protein has protein sequence MTRILAYRFSAFGDVAMTVPVFREFLEQNPDVEIVMVSRSNFEGLFTDIQNVKFKGVDLDDYKGFFGLRRLANELQKEFQPDFVANLHDVIRTKILDKIYKRRGLKVFKIDKGKEEKEELTDVWNLNKKQLRRTVERYADVFRAMGFSLELSHQLRPLTNDKKGIGFAPFAQHQGKMMPLEKSFELVKILAKKHKIYFFGGGSKETETLQSWESQIPNTESLAGKLSLSEELKKISQLELMISMDSANMHLASVVGTRCISVWGSTDPLAGFLGFGQSENDVVRVSDLSCRPCSVFGDKECYRGDWACLEELEVMRVVEKI, from the coding sequence GTGACCAGAATTTTAGCATACCGTTTTTCCGCTTTTGGGGATGTTGCCATGACGGTTCCTGTTTTCAGAGAATTTCTTGAGCAGAATCCTGATGTTGAAATTGTAATGGTTTCAAGAAGTAATTTTGAGGGTTTGTTCACTGATATTCAAAATGTTAAATTCAAAGGGGTTGACCTTGATGATTACAAAGGTTTCTTCGGATTGAGACGTTTGGCAAATGAACTTCAGAAAGAGTTCCAACCTGATTTTGTTGCTAACCTGCATGATGTAATCCGCACGAAAATTCTCGATAAAATCTACAAACGACGAGGCCTGAAAGTCTTTAAAATAGATAAAGGCAAGGAGGAAAAAGAAGAACTTACAGACGTCTGGAATCTCAATAAAAAACAGCTTAGACGCACCGTTGAAAGATACGCCGATGTTTTCAGGGCAATGGGTTTCAGTTTGGAACTTTCGCATCAGTTAAGACCTTTAACCAATGACAAAAAAGGAATAGGATTTGCTCCGTTTGCTCAGCATCAGGGAAAAATGATGCCTCTTGAAAAATCTTTTGAGCTGGTAAAAATTCTTGCCAAAAAACACAAAATTTACTTCTTTGGAGGAGGTTCAAAGGAAACTGAAACTTTACAATCCTGGGAAAGTCAGATTCCCAACACGGAAAGTCTTGCCGGAAAACTGAGTCTTTCAGAAGAATTAAAAAAGATATCCCAACTCGAGCTGATGATTTCGATGGATTCTGCCAACATGCATCTGGCGAGCGTTGTAGGAACCCGATGTATTTCAGTTTGGGGATCTACAGATCCTTTAGCCGGTTTTTTAGGATTCGGGCAAAGTGAAAATGATGTTGTACGGGTTTCAGATTTATCTTGCCGCCCGTGCTCTGTTTTTGGGGACAAAGAATGTTACCGTGGTGACTGGGCATGTCTTGAAGAGCTTGAAGTAATGCGGGTCGTTGAAAAGATTTAA
- a CDS encoding SufE family protein gives MTIKEKQQEIIDEFAFLDDWEQKYEYIIDLGKELKGLPDDKKTDDNIIKGCQSKVWIDAEFKDGKLFFNADSDGILPKGIVSLLVSIYSGHSTKEILDSDFEFISEIGLQEFLSPSRANGLMAMTKQIKFYAVAYQLKS, from the coding sequence ATGACCATTAAAGAAAAACAGCAGGAGATTATTGATGAATTTGCTTTTCTGGACGATTGGGAGCAAAAATATGAATACATCATCGACCTCGGGAAGGAACTGAAAGGTCTTCCTGACGATAAAAAAACTGACGACAATATCATTAAAGGCTGCCAGAGCAAAGTGTGGATTGATGCCGAATTTAAAGATGGAAAACTGTTCTTCAATGCCGATTCAGACGGGATTTTGCCGAAAGGAATCGTTTCTCTTCTGGTAAGTATTTACAGCGGTCATTCCACAAAAGAAATTTTAGATTCAGATTTTGAATTTATTTCAGAAATCGGGCTTCAGGAATTTCTGTCGCCATCCAGAGCCAATGGTTTGATGGCAATGACAAAACAGATTAAATTTTACGCAGTAGCTTATCAGTTGAAATCTTAG
- a CDS encoding glycosyltransferase codes for MKRKIIISAFSNLYTDQRIEKVCKTLHENDYDIELIGNDWNGAEEMARPYPFVRIFLISKSLKTAYFEFNWQLYRLLKQKADNNTVLYANDLDALLPNYLISKKLNIPLIFDSHEIFSEMPAIQGKMSQKLWRFLEKKLVPNVRFMITASGSYANWFSKKYEVSPVVLQNAPRKISFNIEIPENNPKILLYQGAINPFRGIDKAILAMHHLENVIFKIAGDGPRKKEYEELVIRENLQRKVQFLGKLHPDDLRKITLVADCGMSIEENGGESYFYSLPNKVLDCIQARVPLIMADLPEMKNVKNQFDVGEIIEDHHPENIAAAITKVLNRGRNNYLSELSKASDILCWEREEIKLLNVVENALRF; via the coding sequence ATGAAAAGAAAAATTATTATTTCTGCTTTCAGCAATCTTTATACTGATCAGCGGATTGAAAAAGTCTGCAAAACATTACACGAAAATGACTACGATATTGAACTTATTGGGAATGACTGGAACGGTGCCGAAGAAATGGCAAGACCGTATCCTTTTGTCAGAATTTTCCTTATTTCAAAAAGTTTGAAAACGGCTTATTTTGAATTTAACTGGCAACTCTACCGTCTTTTAAAGCAAAAAGCAGATAATAACACTGTTTTGTATGCCAATGATCTTGATGCCTTGCTTCCCAATTATTTGATTTCAAAAAAATTAAATATTCCGCTTATCTTTGACAGTCATGAAATATTCTCTGAAATGCCTGCAATTCAGGGTAAAATGTCTCAAAAACTTTGGCGGTTTTTAGAAAAAAAATTAGTTCCGAACGTCAGATTTATGATAACGGCCAGCGGAAGTTATGCCAATTGGTTCAGCAAAAAATACGAAGTCAGCCCCGTTGTTCTGCAAAATGCACCCCGGAAAATCAGTTTTAATATCGAAATTCCGGAAAACAATCCAAAAATTCTTTTGTATCAGGGGGCAATCAATCCGTTTCGGGGGATCGATAAAGCTATTTTGGCAATGCATCATTTGGAGAATGTAATTTTTAAAATTGCAGGCGACGGACCACGAAAAAAGGAATATGAAGAACTGGTAATTAGAGAAAACCTTCAACGCAAAGTACAGTTTTTAGGTAAACTTCATCCCGATGATCTCAGGAAAATCACTTTGGTAGCTGATTGCGGAATGAGTATTGAAGAAAATGGCGGCGAAAGTTATTTTTATTCGCTTCCCAACAAAGTTTTAGATTGCATTCAGGCAAGGGTTCCTTTAATAATGGCGGATTTACCGGAAATGAAAAATGTTAAAAATCAATTTGATGTGGGAGAAATTATCGAAGATCATCATCCTGAAAATATTGCAGCTGCCATTACAAAAGTATTGAATAGAGGAAGAAATAATTATCTTTCTGAATTGAGCAAAGCCTCGGACATTCTTTGTTGGGAAAGGGAAGAAATCAAACTGTTAAATGTTGTTGAAAACGCGCTTCGTTTCTAA
- a CDS encoding uroporphyrinogen decarboxylase — protein sequence MSQEFASYIGYAASFFIVLSFILKDLTKIRIVNLVGCICFVTYGIFSGMLWPVIIPNAIICLVQVYYLIIGKKKLK from the coding sequence ATGAGCCAGGAATTTGCATCGTATATAGGCTATGCCGCGTCTTTCTTCATTGTCTTAAGTTTTATTCTCAAAGATCTCACCAAAATCAGAATTGTAAATCTTGTAGGCTGCATCTGTTTTGTGACCTACGGAATCTTCAGCGGAATGTTGTGGCCTGTAATTATTCCCAATGCCATTATCTGCCTCGTCCAGGTTTATTATTTGATTATCGGGAAGAAGAAATTAAAATGA
- a CDS encoding ATP-dependent Clp protease ATP-binding subunit, with the protein MDYKFSQGLSQVFKQSKSEARRLKSEFLNTEHLLLGILKTENSAKEILTNLNVDLTQIRRKIETLNIAGINPISEEVPNISFTKMADHAVKRAELECRQYKSNEINTVHLLLGILYKYEDPTSNILGAYDVDYEGVSKEYQTMLKNSGQAPQMSAYDDDDEREDFEQMRKPTGNLGSAKSKTPTLDNFGRDLTSLARDGKLDPVIGREKEIERVSQILSRRKKNNPLLIGEPGVGKSAIAEGLALRIQQKKVSRVLYGKRVITLDLASLVAGTKYRGQFEERMKAIMTELEKNRDVILFIDELHTIVGAGSSTGSLDASNMFKPALARGEIQCIGATTLDEYRQYIEKDGALERRFQKVMVEPTSIEETVQILNQIKDKYEEHHNVVYTDEAILACVNLTSRYITDRFLPDKAIDAMDEAGSRVYIKNMKVPTEIIDFEKKIEDIKELKQKAVKAQDYLEARKLKDEEERLQMELNSAQDQWDKDVKEKKETVSEENVAEVVSMMSGVPVTKVGKNELDKLAQMDGQLNGKVIGQEDAVKKVVKAIQRNRAGLKDPNRPIGTFIFLGTTGVGKTELAKVMARELFESDESLIRIDMSEYMEKFAVSRLVGAPPGYVGYEEGGQLTEAVRRKPYAVVLLDEIEKAHPDVFNILLQILDEGHVTDSLGRKVDFRNTIIILTSNIGTRDLKDFGDGVGFGTNAKKTNTDSRARSTIESALKKAFSPEFLNRIDDIVIFNSLEKEDIKRIIDLELGKLYGRLEKLGYKVELTTEAKDFISEKGWDKDFGARPLKRAIQKYIEDLLAEMLVNKQLSEGETVVLDLNEAKDGLAGKTSKSKKEKSSQP; encoded by the coding sequence ATGGATTACAAGTTTTCACAAGGTTTGAGCCAGGTGTTCAAACAAAGCAAGAGCGAAGCAAGAAGGCTGAAAAGTGAATTTCTTAATACAGAACATCTCCTTTTGGGAATACTAAAAACAGAAAACTCTGCCAAAGAAATTCTTACAAACCTTAATGTGGATCTAACACAGATAAGAAGAAAAATTGAAACTTTAAATATTGCAGGCATTAACCCTATTTCAGAGGAAGTTCCGAATATTTCTTTTACTAAAATGGCAGATCATGCGGTAAAGCGTGCCGAGCTGGAATGCAGACAATATAAAAGCAACGAGATCAACACCGTTCATTTACTTCTGGGTATTCTTTATAAATATGAAGATCCTACTTCCAATATTTTAGGAGCCTATGATGTAGATTACGAAGGTGTTTCTAAAGAATATCAGACGATGCTTAAAAATTCAGGTCAGGCTCCACAGATGAGTGCTTATGACGATGATGATGAGAGAGAAGATTTTGAGCAGATGAGAAAACCTACAGGAAACCTTGGTTCTGCGAAAAGCAAAACTCCTACTTTAGATAATTTTGGAAGAGACTTAACTTCATTGGCAAGAGACGGGAAATTAGATCCTGTAATCGGGCGTGAAAAAGAGATAGAAAGAGTTTCCCAGATTTTATCAAGAAGAAAAAAGAACAATCCTCTTCTGATTGGTGAGCCTGGAGTTGGTAAATCAGCCATCGCAGAAGGTTTGGCTTTAAGAATTCAACAGAAAAAAGTTTCAAGAGTATTATACGGAAAACGTGTTATTACTTTAGACTTGGCGAGTTTAGTTGCCGGAACAAAATATCGTGGTCAGTTTGAAGAGAGAATGAAAGCAATCATGACTGAACTTGAGAAAAACAGAGATGTGATTTTATTCATTGATGAGCTTCACACTATTGTTGGCGCAGGTAGTTCAACAGGAAGTCTGGATGCTTCAAATATGTTTAAACCTGCTTTGGCAAGGGGCGAAATTCAATGTATCGGGGCAACGACCCTTGACGAATACCGTCAGTATATTGAGAAAGATGGTGCTTTGGAAAGAAGGTTCCAGAAAGTAATGGTGGAACCAACTTCGATTGAAGAAACTGTTCAGATTCTGAATCAGATTAAAGATAAATACGAAGAACATCACAACGTAGTTTACACCGATGAAGCAATTCTTGCGTGTGTAAATCTTACGTCAAGATACATTACCGACCGTTTTTTACCGGATAAAGCGATTGATGCAATGGACGAGGCGGGATCCCGTGTTTATATTAAAAACATGAAAGTTCCAACCGAAATTATCGATTTTGAAAAGAAAATTGAAGACATTAAGGAATTAAAACAAAAAGCAGTGAAAGCTCAGGATTATCTTGAAGCCAGAAAACTGAAGGATGAGGAAGAAAGACTTCAGATGGAGCTAAACTCTGCTCAGGATCAGTGGGATAAAGATGTTAAGGAGAAAAAAGAAACCGTTTCTGAAGAAAATGTTGCAGAAGTAGTATCTATGATGAGCGGCGTTCCTGTGACGAAAGTTGGTAAGAATGAGCTTGATAAACTGGCCCAGATGGATGGTCAGCTAAACGGAAAAGTAATCGGTCAGGAAGACGCTGTGAAGAAGGTTGTAAAAGCAATTCAGAGAAACAGAGCAGGACTGAAAGATCCAAACCGTCCGATTGGTACATTCATTTTCCTTGGTACAACCGGTGTTGGTAAAACAGAGCTTGCAAAAGTAATGGCAAGAGAACTATTCGAATCTGATGAATCTTTGATCAGAATCGACATGAGTGAATACATGGAGAAGTTTGCAGTTTCAAGATTGGTAGGTGCGCCTCCGGGATACGTTGGATACGAAGAAGGCGGACAATTAACGGAAGCGGTAAGAAGAAAACCTTATGCCGTTGTTCTTTTGGATGAGATTGAAAAAGCTCACCCTGATGTATTCAATATTTTACTTCAGATTTTAGATGAAGGCCACGTAACGGACAGTTTAGGAAGAAAAGTCGATTTTAGAAATACGATTATTATCCTAACTTCAAACATAGGAACGAGAGATCTTAAAGATTTTGGAGATGGTGTAGGTTTCGGAACGAATGCAAAGAAAACCAACACAGATTCAAGAGCAAGAAGTACAATTGAAAGCGCATTGAAAAAGGCATTTTCTCCGGAATTCCTGAACAGAATTGATGATATTGTGATCTTCAACTCTTTAGAAAAAGAAGATATCAAGAGAATTATTGATCTTGAATTAGGCAAACTTTACGGAAGATTAGAAAAATTAGGCTACAAAGTAGAATTAACTACAGAAGCCAAAGATTTCATCTCTGAAAAAGGCTGGGACAAAGACTTCGGTGCTAGACCTCTGAAAAGAGCTATTCAGAAATATATTGAAGATTTACTTGCAGAGATGCTCGTAAACAAGCAGTTATCTGAAGGTGAAACTGTAGTCTTGGACCTCAACGAAGCCAAAGACGGCTTAGCCGGAAAAACTTCAAAATCTAAAAAAGAGAAATCTTCTCAACCTTAA
- a CDS encoding IS1182 family transposase, which yields MNFKHYNQNQLVLFPYSFEDLIPENHPVRIVNDILEKVNIDPLLKAYSKEGNPSYHPVMMLKVMVFAYMNNIYSSRKIEKALRENINFMWLSNMSIVDHNTVNRFRAHKLEAAFKNIFSQVVLLLAEEGLVSLKQVFVDGTKIEAQAGRYTFVWANSIKTNKEKMLRQLEELWKYAQSVAKEEDKDPEPPEFKEISKEKIRQTAENINAKLKGSGGKTDSDKKAKAKLNYIKNNFEKNLDKYEAQEAILAERNSYSKTDEDATFMRMKDDHMMNGQLKPAYNAQISTENQIIVNYTIHQQTNDINTLERHLENFEKLFGKKRMEELEELTADAGYGSEQNYELLEQNNITPFVKYNTFDKEQNAHYQAKHKTFSKENLHYNGEGDFYICPMGQKMEKTHESTRKTKTGYPQKLSHYQAKNCYGCPIRGVCHSSKENRSIERNHHLEDYKEKIRKLLNSEKGIKKRKQRSVEVEPVFAHLKHCNNFKRFTLKGLKKVELEFGLHALAHNLRKKVA from the coding sequence ATGAATTTTAAGCATTATAATCAAAATCAGTTGGTTTTGTTTCCTTATAGTTTTGAGGATTTGATTCCCGAAAATCATCCTGTTCGGATCGTTAATGATATTTTGGAGAAGGTAAACATTGACCCGCTCCTGAAAGCTTACAGTAAAGAAGGAAATCCCAGTTATCACCCTGTGATGATGCTCAAGGTGATGGTTTTTGCGTATATGAACAATATTTATTCATCGCGGAAAATCGAAAAAGCGCTTCGTGAAAACATCAACTTCATGTGGCTCTCCAACATGAGTATTGTAGATCACAATACCGTGAACCGTTTTCGTGCCCATAAACTTGAAGCCGCCTTCAAAAATATTTTCTCCCAGGTGGTTTTGCTTTTGGCAGAAGAAGGTTTGGTGAGCCTGAAACAGGTGTTTGTAGACGGAACCAAAATTGAAGCACAGGCGGGTCGCTACACTTTTGTCTGGGCAAATTCCATCAAAACCAACAAAGAAAAAATGCTTCGTCAACTGGAAGAGCTCTGGAAATACGCTCAAAGTGTGGCAAAGGAAGAAGATAAAGACCCTGAACCGCCGGAGTTCAAAGAGATCAGCAAAGAAAAAATCCGGCAAACGGCAGAAAATATCAATGCCAAATTAAAAGGCAGCGGGGGTAAAACCGATTCCGACAAAAAAGCCAAAGCCAAACTGAATTACATTAAAAACAATTTTGAGAAAAACCTCGATAAATACGAAGCTCAGGAAGCTATTTTAGCAGAGCGGAATTCCTACAGCAAGACCGATGAAGATGCTACTTTCATGAGAATGAAGGACGATCACATGATGAATGGACAGCTCAAACCGGCTTATAATGCACAGATTTCCACAGAGAATCAAATCATCGTCAATTATACCATCCATCAGCAAACCAATGATATCAATACTTTGGAGCGTCATTTGGAAAATTTTGAGAAATTGTTTGGTAAAAAAAGAATGGAAGAGTTGGAAGAACTCACTGCCGATGCGGGGTACGGAAGCGAGCAGAACTACGAATTATTGGAACAGAACAATATTACACCATTTGTAAAATACAATACTTTCGACAAAGAGCAGAATGCCCATTATCAGGCGAAACACAAGACTTTCAGCAAAGAAAATCTGCATTACAACGGGGAAGGCGATTTTTATATCTGTCCGATGGGACAAAAGATGGAAAAAACGCACGAAAGCACGCGCAAAACCAAGACCGGTTATCCTCAAAAGCTCTCCCATTATCAGGCTAAAAACTGCTATGGATGCCCAATTAGAGGCGTTTGCCACAGTTCCAAAGAAAACCGAAGCATCGAACGGAACCATCATTTGGAAGATTACAAAGAGAAAATACGAAAGCTTTTAAACAGTGAAAAAGGCATTAAAAAAAGAAAACAACGCTCGGTTGAAGTAGAACCTGTGTTTGCACATCTCAAACATTGCAATAATTTTAAGCGGTTTACCCTCAAAGGTCTGAAAAAAGTAGAATTGGAGTTCGGTTTACACGCTTTAGCACACAATCTAAGAAAGAAAGTTGCCTAA
- a CDS encoding response regulator transcription factor, which produces MKKIILIEDETSVVSFIKKGLQENGYEISVAFDGLTGAKLVKENDFDLVILDIMLPEMNGLEVCKEIRKTNTHVPILFLTALGTSENIVLGLESGGDDYLVKPFKFIELVARVKSLLRRSNGSASSDSDDEDVQSGHIYQFSDLSLNDYTKKVTRAGEEVSLTSTEFKLLLYFLNNPEKVISRAEILDAVWGVNYEMGTNVVDVYVNYLRKKVDTHEDNKLIHTVIGMGYVLKKA; this is translated from the coding sequence ATGAAAAAAATAATTCTGATTGAAGACGAAACCAGCGTAGTTTCTTTTATTAAAAAAGGACTTCAGGAAAACGGATACGAAATTTCAGTAGCTTTCGACGGGCTTACGGGAGCTAAACTCGTAAAGGAAAACGACTTCGATCTGGTGATTTTAGACATTATGCTTCCTGAAATGAACGGATTGGAAGTGTGCAAGGAAATCAGAAAAACAAATACTCATGTTCCGATTTTATTTTTAACGGCATTGGGAACTTCTGAGAATATCGTTCTCGGTTTGGAAAGTGGCGGAGACGATTATTTGGTGAAACCTTTTAAATTTATCGAACTTGTTGCAAGAGTAAAATCTCTGTTGAGACGAAGCAACGGCAGCGCATCATCCGATTCAGATGATGAAGACGTTCAGAGCGGACATATTTACCAGTTTTCAGATTTAAGTTTAAATGATTACACCAAAAAAGTGACACGGGCAGGCGAGGAAGTTTCGCTTACTTCCACAGAGTTTAAGTTGCTTCTGTATTTTCTGAATAATCCGGAAAAAGTAATTTCCCGTGCAGAAATTCTTGATGCAGTCTGGGGCGTGAATTATGAAATGGGAACCAATGTGGTGGATGTTTACGTAAATTACCTGCGGAAAAAAGTAGACACTCATGAAGATAACAAACTGATTCATACCGTAATTGGAATGGGATATGTACTAAAAAAGGCTTAG